From the genome of Mya arenaria isolate MELC-2E11 chromosome 5, ASM2691426v1:
GTTTTCAGGTTATCAAATATCAGCCATTTGTTGAGGTTTGTTTCATATGAATTTAGTTCTATATATGCAAAGTTCTTGTTTACagtattttatcacatttttttccaaaagttcAGTGTTCCATTCCTTAAGTTTCCTTAGCAACATTTACTAGAATATAATATGGTCATATCTACACAATCTGTTtctttataattgaaataagtgactctttgaaaagtattataattttttatgcaatgtactgccttctaaaggctgtttccccttgtgaAAAACTGTCCTTTTTCCCcaaagttttatatatttttcccaatttgataaatgcagatttcattcatgattaaaaaaaaaaaaataagtttcttgaaatataaacaaaatcttgataaGATTTACTCTTTttcagcataatgtatgcataaaaaagttaaaacatgtatatttgccattatgtaagctattttggcctgattttgtatttttcccaaagtcaacTTTTTTCCCAATTCGTAAGGTACAggcagtaaaaataattccaaaaaaatcactgaattgataatattgatatttaaaaattcaaagCCATTCCACTAACTTTATAGCCCTTTATAGAAGAAAACCCATTCTCAGTGATCTTTGCCTTAAAATAGTACATAAATTACGCTATCAATGCAGCTTAGAATGTTTTGCAGATAACTTGTCATGGCAACTAAAGATCCCAATGTGGAGGGGGAAGAGGAGGAGGAGGTCGAAGAAGAGTTCACAGTCGAGAAAGTAGTAGATGTGAGAGTGAGAGGAGGGCGAAAAGAATATCTCCTCAAATGGAAGGGCTATCCAGAGTAGGTTACAAGTGGGACCAATTTCAGGGTTAATACAGaaaatagattatatttgaGTCTGCATGAAAGCAAGACTACAGTATGCCATTTTTTTGAAGACTATAGAAATTGAAAAAGTAATGGacagatataattattttcataatgggtTTTCTGCATGATATTAAAGTATGTTGTTATCGTGTATGGGTCAGGATATTTATTTTGACCCGTTGTATGTCTAGAAAAAAGACCTAAACTGATTTATAACTGCAAGCTAGACCAAAAAcctgttttctttaaattttgtgtCATTAGATTAGTCTATATATGTAactttatgtatatttttcttttttttacctTGCCAACCCAATTGTATACCAGACTAGGCTGGTCGGTCAGACAAGGTATATGAACTGTCAggtagtgatgttccgatgatcgattataatcaaaaatcgattggttgggcctgaaatcggcgacaatcgatagtattaagttataatcgattatcgaaaagaaaaaaaataataattagtaagtgttcagatgttatctttaccaaaatggctgatgaaagccacaatgagcaagaaaattaactattgtttatacaacaacacttaataacttcaatcatagacataaggtatatacatataatgattaagagtttaaaactgtacatgaataaaactacatcTCAGGTACTATCGATAAttggttacttgagtggaaccgatcatcgatagtaaaattgcaaccgattcccaacactactgTCAGTTGGTATTGTTAAAAACTTGAACCTGCTCTCAGTCCATCAAAGGCTATAacctattgtttttattatcttaaaacatgaatttattcTTTCAGCTCGGAAAACACATGGGAACCTGAAGCCAACTTGGACTGTCCAGATTTGATAGCTGAATATGAAAAAGTGCGAGcagaaaagaagaagaaagaacAAGAAAAGAAGCGCAAATCAAATGGTGAAGTGGAGCCtattaaaaagaagaaaaaagttgCTGAAGTGAGAACAAGTGCTGTGAGTATGAGACTCACTTAAACGGCACTCTTTCTTTCTTCCATTAACGTGGGACTTCCCTTGGAAATtcactgatattgtttaaatgatttcattttcacACAAGTAATTAAATGCTGTTAGTAATTAATCACTGTAAAACTATTATCTGACAAGGTAAAAGAAGTCTTGTGTTACTGGGAGAATCTCAGTGTTGTAGCATTCAATATTGTCAAAAGAAATAGTCACCATTTAAGCATAGAATGGCTTTGTTAAACAGCTTGACTGtcttttgaa
Proteins encoded in this window:
- the LOC128236173 gene encoding chromobox protein homolog 1-like isoform X2, with the translated sequence MATKDPNVEGEEEEEVEEEFTVEKVVDVRVRGGRKEYLLKWKGYPDSENTWEPEANLDCPDLIAEYEKVRAEKKKKEQEKKRKSNGEVEPIKKKKKVAEEDDNKPRGFDRGLQPERIIGATDSSGELMFLMKWKDSDEADLVPARQANVKCPQIVIAFYEERLTWHTHNDNDDDDEKS
- the LOC128236173 gene encoding chromobox protein homolog 1-like isoform X1 produces the protein MATKDPNVEGEEEEEVEEEFTVEKVVDVRVRGGRKEYLLKWKGYPDSENTWEPEANLDCPDLIAEYEKVRAEKKKKEQEKKRKSNGEVEPIKKKKKVAEVRTSAEDDNKPRGFDRGLQPERIIGATDSSGELMFLMKWKDSDEADLVPARQANVKCPQIVIAFYEERLTWHTHNDNDDDDEKS